One Solanum lycopersicum chromosome 2, SLM_r2.1 genomic region harbors:
- the LOC101256744 gene encoding vicilin-like seed storage protein At2g18540 — protein sequence MKCHVTHTFKTSPLLQISIFLFFFFKKKIKVLAMSVKNCMSIQCCKILFKFLLFMIIIISSVFIDVRAKRENEGWEWGLGPLIKRAERKTVISTENGEVSSVTVADGTTYHLQFITLEPNSLFLPVVLHTDMVFYVHTGSGKLTWMNENEEKSVDLRIGDVFRLPFGSIFFLESDLDPIRHKLRLYSIFPNSGRESLSEPYSSIRKMVLGFDKKVLQAAFHVPEDVIEEVLAGTEVPAIVHGVPKSTKKKKNLWEMEAQFMKTVLGRGSYSFFDNRRNKKKSSQLFNVFQEKPDFENCNGWSTVINRKKLPALKGSQIGIYVVNLTKGSMMGPHWNPMATEIGIAIQGEGMVRVVCSKSGTGCKNMRFKVEEGDVFVVPRFDPMAQMAFNNNSFVFVGFSTTTKKHHPQYLTGKASVLRTLDRQILEASFNVGNTTMHQILEAQGDSVILECTSCAEEEKRLMEEEMRKEEEEAKKKEEARKAEEERREKEAEEERKRQEEEARKREEEEIRRRQEEEEARRRQEEEEEERERQEARKKQEEEEAAQREAEQARREEEEAEKRRQEEEESRREEKARRRQQEEARRREEEEAAKRQHEEEAEREAEEARRIEEEEAQREAEEARRIQQEEEAERARRREEEAETRRKEEEEEESRRQEEESRRSEEEAAREAERERQEEAERQEEARRREEETEERHQQEETEEEEPGQPEMNGYSSN from the exons ATGAAATGCCACGTAACTCACACCTTCAAAACCTCTCCATTGCTACAAATCtccatatttttgttttttttttttaagaaaaagataaaagtaCTAGCAATGTCGGTGAAAAATTGTATGTCGATTCAATGTTGCAAAATCTTGTTCAAGTTTCTACTGTTTATGATTATTATCATCAGTAGCGTGTTTATCGATGTAAGAGctaaaagagaaaatgaagGTTGGGAATGGGGTTTAGGTCCTCTGATTAAAAGAGCAGAAAGAAAAACAGTTATTTCAACTGAAAATGGTGAAGTCTCATCAGTCACAGTAGCTGATGGAACAACCTATCATCTTCAATTCATCACATTGGAACCCAACTCCCTCTTCCTTCCCGTTGTTCTACATACAGATATGGTTTTTTATGTTCACACTG GGTCGGGGAAGCTAACttggatgaatgaaaatgaagagaaaTCAGTGGATTTAAGAATAGGAGATGTATTCAGGCTGCCTTTTGGATCTATTTTCTTCTTAGAGAGTGACTTAGACCCTATCAGACACAAACTTAGACTTTATTCCATTTTTCCCAATTCAGGCCGA GAATCACTGAGTGAGCCCTACTCCAGCATCCGTAAAATGGTTCTTGGATTCGACAAGAAAGTCCTCCAAGCGGCATTTCAT GTACCAGAGGATGTGATAGAAGAAGTGTTGGCTGGAACAGAAGTACCAGCCATAGTGCACGGTGTGCCAAAGTCaactaagaagaagaagaacttatGGGAGATGGAGGCTCAGTTCATGAAGACTGTTTTAGGAAGGGGTAGTTATAGTTTCTTTGACAACCGAAGGAATAAAAAGAAGAGTTCTCAATTGTTCAATGTATTCCAAGAGAAACCAGATTTTGAGAATTGCAACGGGTGGAGCACGGTAATAAACAGGAAGAAATTGCCGGCGTTAAAGGGCTCGCAAATTGGTATTTACGTAGTGAACTTAACGAAAGGATCAATGATGGGGCCACATTGGAATCCAATGGCTACTGAAATTGGAATAGCAATTCAAGGAGAAGGAATGGTGAGGGTAGTTTGCTCAAAGAGTGGAACAGGGTGTAAAAACATGAGGTTTAAAGTGGAAGAAGGGGATGTATTTGTTGTGCCAAGGTTTGATCCTATGGCTCAAATGGCATTCAATAACAATTCATTTGTGTTTGTGGGGTTTAGCACAACTACAAAGAAACATCATCCTCAGTACTTAACGGGGAAGGCATCGGTCCTCCGAACATTGGATAGGCAGATATTGGAAGCATCTTTCAATGTGGGCAACACAACAATGCATCAGATTCTTGAAGCACAGGGTGATTCAGTTATACTGGAGTGTACATCTTGTGCTGAGGAAGAGAAGAGGTTGATGGAGGAAGAAATGaggaaggaggaggaggaagcGAAGAAGAAAGAGGAGGCAAGAAAGGCtgaagaagagagaagagagaaagaagcAGAGGAAGAAAGGAAGAGACAAGAGGAAGAAGCAAGGAAAAGGGAGGAAGAGGAAATAAGGAGGAGACAGGAAGAAGAGGAAGCTAGGAGAAGacaagaggaagaggaagaggaaagaGAGAGACAGGAAGCTAGAAAGAAACAAGAAGAGGAAGAAGCAGCACAAAGAGAGGCAGAGCAAGCAAGGAGAGAAGAGGAAGAAGCAGAAAAAAGAAGGCAGGAGGAGGAAGAATCAAGGAGAGAGGAGAAAGCAAGAAGAAGGCAACAGGAGGAAGCAAGGAGGAGAGAGGAGGAAGAAGCAGCAAAAAGGCAACATGAGGAAGAAGCAGAGAGAGAGGCAGAGGAAGCAAGAAGGATAGAGGAGGAAGAAGCACAAAGAGAGGCAGAAGAAGCAAGGAGAATACAACAGGAGGAAGAAGCAGAGAGAGCaaggagaagagaagaagaagcagAAACAAGAaggaaggaggaggaggaggaagaatCAAGGAGACAAGAGGAGGAATCAAGGAGGAGTGAAGAAGAGGCAGCAAGAGAGGCAGAGAGGGAAAGGCAAGAGGAAGCTGAAAGACAAGAAGAAGCTAGGAGACGGGAGGAAGAAACAGAAGAGAGGCATCAACAAGAAGAAACCGAGGAAGAGGAGCCAGGCCAACCTGAAATGAACGGATATTCCTCAAACTAG